GCATTTTTGCCACCATTTTCCGACTCTTTAACGATTCTTTGATGACAATGTCACTCTTTTCCGACTCTTTTCCTGCCTTGAACGACTCTTTTTCTGCATGTTCTTTCTGATTCTTTCGTGATTCTTTTGAGCACGTAAAAGTGTTGTAAAGGACTTTTGCAACTCTTTTAGGATTGGATGACAGTTGCacaactttttgtctttttttttgtactttttgaaaTGACTGTGCCTTTTTGCGACCCTTTTTAAAGATTCTCTCATAATAATTTGAGAACTCTTTTATGAGATGTTTACAACTCGTACACAAGACTTGATTGATTCTCGATGATACCTTTCACGCCGTTTTGGGCAACCCCTTTATGACTTTTCTACACGTCGACGAGCGTTTTCATCCTCTTTTACGACCGCCGATCCATCCGTGTATCCGTTTTGTGTGCGgagtctatctcagctgactcccATACACCCTGGACCAATCTCGGACGGATTTTGGACAACTCTTCCAAGACTTTGCCCCTTTTTTTGCAGCTCCTTCTTACAACTTATTTACGACACTTTTATGCGCACGAGCGTCAAGGTGGGTTTTCTTTTCCAGGAACGGCACCTGCTACGGCACCAGGCTCAACGTCTCCATCGACGGCAATGTGGCGTCCGCCAAAAGTCAGGCATCTTTGTAGTTTAACACGCCGCCGTCTCCGGCGCCTTCTGCCCGCCCTTGACCGCGGTGACCGCGGCTCTTTGTCGTCCTTAGTACAAGACATTTCGTCGCGGTTCCACCTGCTGCCGACGTGCGAAGGCTGCCAAGTTCTGAGCATCAACAGCACAGCTCGCAACCTCAAGACCTTCCTGGAGGCTTTCAACCTCCACATAGACGGCGCCGTTAACGACGAGATCGGCATCCGCGCCATCTACCTCTTCGGTGAGGAACCGAAACGCTTTTCTGGAGAAGATCCTTCCGCATTCCAAATAcacgttagcatgttagctttaCCGAAGAAACGAAATGATCCGTAAATGTGAACGCTTGTTTGTCAgtatgtgccccgtgattggctgcACGTCTCCTATTTGCATCCAGAATATTCGGTACAGCTAGTGACGTGGCGGCACGGCGGgagaccggttagagcgtctgcctcacaggggtcccaatccccggccccgcccgtgtggagtttgcctgcgtggcttttctccgggcactccgctttcctcccacatgccaaaaaacaCGCACggcaggttcattgaagactctaaattgcccgtaggtgtgaatgtgagtgccaatggttgtttgtttctatgtgccctgcgattggctggcaaccggttcagggtgtgcccgaagatagctgggataggctccagcacaacccGCGACACCtgctgaggagaagcggctcagaaaatggatggatggatggatggatggtaacgTGACATGGTTGGTGCATTCTGTGTCCAGCTGTTCAAACATTCTGAATACCTGAAGGCAAAGTGACTTGAGCAGTTTATTGTCTTTGCAACAAGGTCAGATAATCCAGCCTCTGGAAGGTGTGGCCAAAAggcggggcgggggcggggggattGCTCAAGCACGGCTTTTCATACAACGcgcttgagatacgagcgctgcaCGGCGGCTGTGAACTCAACACGACCGACTTGACAATATGCGGCGGTTAGGCAAAAAGTGAACAATGTTCCAAAACGGTTTCTTGACAttcccagctgaagtttactccaaaattaaacaaagacaattacactttgtgtgtttcaaacaaacaaacaactttgGCTCCCACTAGCTTACTGCtaacacaaaatggaaaacGCCATTGACAGGCTAGCAGTTAGCATCGTTAGTTGCGATTTTGGAAGCGattgatatttgaaaacaaacagcaacTATTGTTGTCTTACACTCGTCGtgtattcaaatgaaagaaaCGAGTGAAGGTACGCAGCGGGGCACGAACGACAGGGACCTTTTTGAGGCCGATTCCAATATTTGGCAGACAGAGTACATTTCAAATAACCGATTCATTGCATTGAAAAactatataatgaataaaatcactTCTTTTTTGTTAGCATAATGCGTACAACCATAAAGATGTGAAGGCAGCGCATTtgactcttttcttttcttttgaccttttctttgtttcatgttgtaatgtgtaaaaaagAATCCAtgttataaaataacaaatatataaaaaaacgtATATATCTAAAATCGTCTGCTCTTTGCCagtttgaaaagggctaatatcggcAGATCAACCCCAAAAGCGGTTGCATAACGATATCGAATGTGAATCGTGTCTCAAAGGAAACGACGTGAGGGACTCGGACATGGAACGGTTCAAGAAGCAGGCCGGCTGCTTGGGCTTCTCCGGAGAACCCGACTTCACGATGGACCCCGAAAAAGGTTTGGGCCGCAGCGCGAGACCTCGCGACGGTGCGGGTCGGGACAATCATGTGTTTTTGCTCCCGCAGACTTCTGCGACGGACACAAAGTCGTCATGATCAACTGAAGCCGGCGCTCAATAAAGTTGTCATCGAGGACAAACGTCTCCCACTGCCTCTGGCTCACATTTCTTGTACTCGGGCAACAAGCGTGCAGACTTCAAATAGGAAAAGATTTCAAGAACGATTCCCATCcaaaccatccatccgtttGGATCCCCGCTTGGCAAGTTCGACGCTCGGACGAAATAAAGCCATTTAAGCCCTTTCATAAGGTCATCCGTTCGTCGATTACTTTACTTAGTTTAATAAAAACTAATGAATACGTCATTTTAgatcaggtggcacggtggccgactgattggcatgtctgcctcacagctgtgAGGtggcgggttcaaatcccgcctcgcccgtgtggagtttgcacgttctccccgtgccggcgtggCTTTTCTACCTCCCGCATCCCGGAAACATGCGCGCTCGGttcattgaacactctaaattgcccgtaggtgggaagggttgtttgtttcgatgtgccctgcgattgcttctcctcacgcgggtcgcgggcgtgccggagcccatcccgcctatcttcgggcgagaggcggggcacgccctgaagcggtcgccggccaatcgcaggacacgtgcaaacaatcaaccattcgcactcacattcacacctacgggcaatttagagtcttcaatgaaccgagcGCGCATGTTTCCGGGATGCGggaggagaaaagccacgcaaactccacacagctgtgaggaccggggattgaaccccggtcctcacaactgtgaggctgacgctctaaccagtcatccaccgtgccgcctcattatatttaattaccATAATTAATTTAACCCGATTCCCTTCTAAGAAATGACAGGAACTCTCCAGTCTGCACGATttgatttcacagtcacaccggtGAATGAATCGTTACAGCCCTAGTTCAAAtgtattgggggaaaaaaaaatgcaataaaatagtTCAAatgtattggggaaaaaaaaaaattcaataaaatagttCCAAtgtattgggggaaaaaaaaaattcaataaaatagttCCAatgtattggggaaaaaaaaaaaattcaataaaatagttcaaatgtattgaaaaaaaaaaaccttcaataAAATAGTTCAaatgtattggaaaaaaaaaccttcaataAAATAGTTCAAatgtattgggaaaaaaaaagcttcaataaaatgttaccccaaaaatgcttgaaaacaaacagctgtAAAgaattcaatgcaaatgtatgatagttcaaagttcaatgCAACTTAACTGTAGCTGACaaaagtatttcaaaaaaaGGTTGCAGCAACGGTCGCATTATGCACACtttgaacattgaattcagTGATTTGTCACATTCCGCTATAGGGAACTTTGAGAATGTCTTCCGAATGTTTTTTGACTCCGTTTTCAGGTCGGTGTCAAAATATTCGTGCCGATTGGCGTTCGGGCAGGTCCACGACACAATTACACCGCGCGGTTACGCGTATTCTACTAACGTTCACAGTCATCGTCGTTATTGTGTAGGAAAcacaatacataaaaaaaaaaaacacacattacacGCGATTGCAAAGAGTGCATGAACCTTAACATTCCTATTCTATGTTGTTGCATAGGTTTCATAACAGCTTAATTACAGCTTTATAACGCTTATATACACTCTTAATCCCTATTTTATCGATGCATAATAAGATCTTTGTAACACTTTAATAGCAGTTTACTAACAGCtgaattacaattttaatcatTACAGTTTTGTAAGAGTCATATAGCAGCTTCCTTTGTTGAAATGAGCTTCTTAGTTTTCCAATTAGCTTTGttcatgacatttttctcaaaGTTTGAGAAGTGCTTCACGACAGTTTGATTACATTTGAATAGCATTTTAGAATGGCTTGATCAAAGCTGGCCAACAGTTCAATTTCCTCATAACAACTTTATAACATCTTAACTACGTTTTTAtcaaatgacaaaacattttctaataGCTTCTTAAGATCTTTAACAGGTTTTATAACAGCTTCGCTACAACTTAATAAAATGTTTGCCGTAGCTTATTGACATTGTCATGACAGCTTCGGAGAGGTTGAATTTCATTCGTCTCGCGAGCTCGCCATTCCCGTTTTGTAACGCGGCGCTCGGTTACGTAAGCACTCCCACACACAGCAGACCCCGACCCAATTACGTTTGAACATAGGACAAGTCCGTCCATAAAATAAGACTTTGGAATATGTCAACCTCAtcggaaaaacaaacaaggttgACAGCATTGAGCGCACACacagcgtgtgcgtgtgcgggggggggggcggagttTGAGGGGGGCAGGGGAGGGGTCGTCTGCCTTAAAAGCCCTCCGACGTGAGGCCCAGTGGCGCCACTTGACTTCCTCCGGCGACGCGCACAAAACGCAAAGATGAAAATggtgacgacgacgatgatgacgatgatgatgataacgatgatgatgacgacaacGGCGTCCGGCGCACTCGCGCAACTGCCGCGCCCCTGTGATGCCCTTTACAAGCCCCTCCCCACCAAGCACCTGGATCAGGTAGGTCATCTTGGGTCAAGGCGGCCTTGCCACCAGTTAGCGAGTCGGCCATTTTGTAGGCCTGTCGGAATGTGCGGCAAGCAGGCGTCCTTACGTCCTTCCTTGCTTACTTGCTTACTTGCTTCCTCCCAATGAGCctctttttgttcattacaggaaggaaaaaaagccaATATATGCTTGTGCATTTTTACAAGTAAATCAATATCTTTCAAATTCAAATCAGACAaaccaaaccatccaagtcttaGAAACGATTTGGAAGCCGTTTCCTGGATGACCGTCCTCATTTCATAATCGGTTCATGCCCTCAACTGCATGAGCTCGACTCCAAAACTTTTGCTACTGTACTCGTTCCATCGCGTTGGTTTTGCCACATTTGAAGGCAGGAGTCTCCaatatgtttttcatttcaaaaaccaaaaaaaaggcaaacaatgaTCATGGAAGAACACACTTCTTATGCCAACAATGAATGCATATTTCGTTGGTGTAAACTTATTACTGCGATGCCTTCCGCTAGCTTTCCATTTTGTATCGTTTCTTCATGAGActtcattcacaaacaaatttGTACTTAAATTACGCATATGCGCATTTGATGGATTAACCTGTGATTCATCGATAAATTCTTACTTGAATTTGTTCTTATTCTGCGAACAAATTCAGAACATCATCGGTACGACATCTTAAAACCAGTGGTAGACCATAATAGCCGCTTTACCAATAATAACAACGAGGATGAAAAACTATATCATTAGGCTTCTGGAACATACGAATgctaatggcatttccattcgttTCCCTGGGGACAGAAGATTTAAGACAGGACTGTTTTACGATACAAGTGTGGTCGTCAAATGAGGTaagcttgtatctcaaagcaaCGCGACGTAAAGTTCCTGTTGCGGTGATTCATCGCGCGTCATCAGCATCATTCCCCTCCTCCCGAATTGATACGCCGAGATTTTGATGCGCTGGTTATTTGGCGATTTCCAAATCAGCTAAAGTGGCGAGCCAGCCAGGAGAGGCCGAATGATTCCAAACGCCGTTTTAGCGGGTGAACTATCGAGGTCCGCTCTCTAGAAATCCCGACGTAGCCATGACGCAGGCTTTGATCCACATTGATGATTGGCTGGGCCGAGCGAAGACGTTTGAACGTGACGGGCCGCTGAAGGTTGAGTGGGCGTGGCCTCCCGCAGGTGTTCGGCGAGTGGCGACTGCATTGGGGCGCCGCCGAGTTCCTGCAGATTGACGATCTGGCCCACTCGCATGTCAGTCTGCGGCCAAAACGCGAAATTGTGCACTTGCTCGAGAGGAACAAGTACCGGTAAGTGAGAGCGTGCGTGAGTCTGTTGCGCAAGCGTGTGAGACGAAGTAGCGCTTGTGCGTTGCAGGGATCATTCGTGCGTTACGTACTCCTTGAACGTGACCGCTCCCGCTGACCCGACGACCGCGGACCCCCTCATCTTGCCGGCCGTCATCGACAGTGAGTCACGCGCACATTGCGGTTCGCTTACCGCGGCGCCGCTGGATCACAGCTTTTTGGGAGCCTTATTACAGTTGTTTctatttttggatactgttttGTGTTATGCATTGCGCaatatatattatgtttcaATGTATTTGGATTGTTTGAAAAGTGTGCGGAAAGACCTTAAAAATGTAGGCGCTTTAAATGCTATCAAAACATGTCGAGGGTCTATTTAAATCGGGTGTTTCTATATCGCAGAATTTCACTTCGTCGCTCTGGAATGCAATCGCTCGGAGGGAGGCGGGATGACAAAATGTTGCGCAACCTCCGCCGAGAACCAATGATTGATTCGATGACCATCGAATCAATCAATGCGTTGCGTCTGCGTGTGTGCCAGGAGTGGTGAGCAACGGTTCGCTGTTGACGCTCAACGTTTCGTTCATGCTGCATTTCTACGAGAGGTCGTCGGAAGCCATGTTGATGTTTGTCGAAGCTGGCGAGATGGGTCACTTCCTGCTCAGCTACAGTAAGCGTATGCGCACACGCAcccacgcacgtgcacacacagtgtaaaacgtgtgtgcgtgcgcagcAAGGGCCGGGCATCGGGTGGACTCGTCGCAGTTGGAGGTCGAACACGAGAAGCTGGCGAGAATGGTCGCGTGTTTGTCCTTCACCCCCGGGCGACTATTCATCTACGATGGAAAAGCAGGTGAGACCAAAAAACGCTTATCGACGAGCGATCGGATTAACGAGTCACTAATCGGGTGACTAAATCTGTGATCGTCCTCGCAGAAGTTTGCGCAGCAGAATCAACGACGGACGAGTAACGGACGGGAGATGAGACCAACGGACAAACGGGAATGGATCGGACGCACACGTGTCTTTAGGACAAAAGTCAAAATCCTTCAtttatgttgtgtgtgcgtgtgcgtgttcaACACTGTGTGTGTAGCACCGTTCTTTCAATGTcaactttattcaaataaacataaataagtaCAAAAGGAACAACAAGATGACTCATTAAATATTCCATCAGACATGACGATGAGACGCCGGCATCTCATCGTCACCATAAATACGATCAAAGAAAAAGTATCGATGTAAACAACAGCATAAGTGTGTTTGAAACAAACGTGTGCGTAACATGTTTGAAACGTGTACCGTGTTACGTGTAGATTTTGTGTGAATAGCGAGATGACGATTGACCACAGATACGTACGGTCGGATACGACACGGCCATTTGGAGCCGCGTGCCGGCGACGGCGTATCGAGTTCGCACTCCACGCGCGTGGACGCCAAGAAAACCGAAGCCAAAAGAATGACGGCACGTTGCGCTGCGTGCGGTTGCATAAAAGGCCGTACGATTAAAACAAGAGAacatgtacaaatatttttggggatctTTTTTTCGAATATTAatagtaatacattttatttcactgAACAATTAAAAAAGGTGTCAAAAtcacaatgaataaaataatgtaagtCTATTTATGTACTGATAGCGTACACTTTGGCGTGgacaaaaagtaaacctcaCGAAAATCGCAAGTTACGACTTGATTTCCACATCCGTGTGTTGCCTTCGATGGGAACGTTGCCCCAcgcaacatggccgccacataggcacggttAGCCAGGCAGCCACCGCCGTATCTAGTCTTCGTGTCTACGTGGTCGACTGTGTAAACAATGCACCCGGATTTTTGCCTTTCCGATTTTGTCTGTCACGTGACTATCGCGACGGCCTGTCAAATGTTGCGTGTGCACGACTAGCGGCCCCTGCTGGCGAGGAGGGATCAAGACTTCCGGCTGCCGTTCACCCTCTCCTCGGGGGACAGGTCGCCGTTCGCCGCAGGTAGCGCACGATCCGCCGGGACCACCCGCAGAAAACCTTCAGCCGGCGACCCATCTCCGTGCAGTAGCGCAGCGCGTCGAACGCCGACGACACGGCGGGAAAGATCggacgcggcggcggcggagggaCGGCCGCTCCCGTCTGAAAAACACAAAGCGGGACGTGGGTACACGCGCGTTCAGTTTGTCATCTGGCGGCGCGGGCCTCACCTGCCGGAGTGCCGTCCCCACGAGCGCGGCCAGCCGCAGCAGGTGCGCGCCGGCGCCCCCCGCCGCCTCGGAGGGCAGACCCGCGTTGCGGGTGACCGCTTCCAGCCAGCCCACGTGCGCGCGCAGCATCCACGTGCGCGTGTACAGCTCCGACAAACTCTCATTAGCCTGCGGCGACAAACGCGAGTCACGCGCGCATGCCGTGGCGACCCGACAAATGTCGTGCGATCGGATTGCGGGCTCTCTGTGTCGGTACGGTGATCGAATCTGCCCGCCAATCACAAGCGGCGGTCTACACGATGAAAAACTTAAGCTGCCGTGGCTGCcacaccaggaaaaaaaaaaaaaaagttgactagCACGTTTTAACGTAAGGCATTTCACGCTTCGGTGGGATCCATTTCACATCTGAACATGACTCATcttatgtttgaatgtgataAATGTGTCTGATGTAAACATACACTGCACATGCAAACGTGTCTAGAAGTCCTCAAGCGGTTTACCTTCAATGTGTGGAAGTGAGCAGCTGTCATCATTATGACAGGAAGACTTTCGAGTCGGACCGCCAGCAAATCGTCCACATCCTCGTCGCGCTGAAACGCAAACGGAAACTTTCAATTGGAAACACTGGAAGCGGAAGAAGATGACGAtgaaaaggaggaagaggaagaagggaggaggaggaaaaggaggCCAAAGAGTACGGGCAGTAAGGTCGCGACCCCGCGTTGCAGCCGTTCCGCCGTCCTCCCGATGGCGTCCGTTCGATCGGCGGCCGACTTGAGCGCGTTGCAGAGGACGCCGTCGCGGGCGGGGCCGCACTGCGACGGCCGCAGCAGCTCTGCCAATAGCAGCAGGCGCAGCACGCGAGAGGCGGAGTCACAGAGCACTGCCCGGGAGAAAGGAAGAAAACGCCATTGtgatgaggacgacgacgatGTGCGCGTGTTGTGGCGTCACGTGACGTATGAGCGGATATAAAAAATGCCGAACGTGAATAAAGTCAACGACAAAGCGAATACGTTGGAGTGAGTCGAGCGGACGTCGGCTCGGCGGCCGCGGCCGTGAAAAAAGGCCCGGCCGGAGGAAAAAAGCGCCCGACCGAGACGGGACCTCGCCGATGTCTTCGGCATGTCGCGTTGTCAGCGCACGCGTGCCGAGTCCAACGGTGGACTTTCCACATTTCTCCGGTTGGAATTTTCACCTCGACGAACTTCCGACGGGCCTCCGGGGAGCCCGACGCGGCGCCTGCGGGCAGGAAGTGGCCTGAGGGCGCGTCAGGCACTCGTCGTTCACGCTGGccactttgactttgactttagCTCCTTTTACTTCCACAAGAACCTTCTTTTAGCTTCAATCTAGCTCCTTAGAGTTCCACTTTGGCTTCTTCAAGTTTCACTTGAGTTTTTTTGAGTTCCACTTGAGCTTCACTTCAGTTCCTTTGAGATTCACTCTGAACTCCACTTGAGCTTCTTTGAACTTCTGTAGCACGCTAATGTCCTACGGGCTCCCCGTGTCAACACCGTCAAGCAATTCAACTCTTACGGCCTCCGAACGAAATACCGTTCACGTCGTCTGCCTGTCAGCGCCGTGACCTTTCTGTCTGCCGCATCACAATGACCCCGAATGACATCGCGA
This window of the Phyllopteryx taeniolatus isolate TA_2022b chromosome 21, UOR_Ptae_1.2, whole genome shotgun sequence genome carries:
- the LOC133471200 gene encoding uncharacterized protein LOC133471200; protein product: MKAACLHFLFALACAGAVAVPTPDECAPLVAPLPLDDRQQLSGQRKFISGFTDSSVYNAILRVTESTRVNLSAATHNDKDMLLYEEMLMNGTCYGTRLNVSIDGNVASAKIQDISSRFHLLPTCEGCQVLSINSTARNLKTFLEAFNLHIDGAVNDEIGIRAIYLFGNDVRDSDMERFKKQAGCLGFSGEPDFTMDPEKDFCDGHKVVMIN
- the LOC133471199 gene encoding saxitoxin and tetrodotoxin-binding protein 1-like isoform X1 — encoded protein: MKMVTTTMMTMMMITMMMTTTASGALAQLPRPCDALYKPLPTKHLDQVFGEWRLHWGAAEFLQIDDLAHSHVSLRPKREIVHLLERNKYRDHSCVTYSLNVTAPADPTTADPLILPAVIDRVVSNGSLLTLNVSFMLHFYERSSEAMLMFVEAGEMGHFLLSYTRAGHRVDSSQLEVEHEKLARMVACLSFTPGRLFIYDGKAEVCAAESTTDE
- the LOC133471199 gene encoding saxitoxin and tetrodotoxin-binding protein 1-like isoform X2, producing the protein MKMVTTTMMTMMMITMMMTTTASGALAQLPRPCDALYKPLPTKHLDQVFGEWRLHWGAAEFLQIDDLAHSHVSLRPKREIVHLLERNKYRDHSCVTYSLNVTAPADPTTADPLILPAVIDRVVSNGSLLTLNVSFMLHFYERSSEAMLMFVEAGEMGHFLLSYTRAGHRVDSSQLEVEHEKLARMVACLSFTPGRLFIYDGKAVCAAESTTDE